TTTAAGTGGAGGACAAAAAAGAAGAGTTGCTATAGCAGGCGTAGTTGCTATGGAACCTAGAGTTCTTATATTAGATGAGCCTACGGCAGGCCTTGATCCTAAGGGAAGAGATGATATCCTGGGAGAAATAAAAAGTCTGCAAAGAGAATATAAATTGACCATAATATTAGTATCTCATAGTATGGAAGATGTAGCTAAACTTGCAGATAGAATAATTGTAATGCACAATGGAAAGTGTATACTTGATGGGGCTCCGGTACAAGTTTTTAAGGAAATTGATACTTTGGAAAGTGTAGGACTTGCAGTACCTCAGGTGACCTATATGGTAAGAAAGCTTAAAAATGAAGGAATAAATATATCAGAAGACATATTTACTATAGAACAGGCAAAAGAAGAAATACTCAGATTACTAAATAAAGGTTAGGAGAGCTATGAAATGATTAAAGATATTACAATAGGCCAATATGTACCTGGTGATTCTTTTATACATAAATTAGATCCAAGAGTTAAGATATTAATATCTTTAATATACATCGTGGATTTATTTATAGTAAATAGTTTTAAAGGATACATATTTATAGTAGTATTTACCCTGATTTCAATACTTGTGTCCAAAGTGCAATTTACATATATATATAAAGGTCTTAAACCTATATTTATATTGGTTCTTATAACTGCAGTATTAAATATATTTATGACTGGAGGGGCTAATCCGCCCTTGTTTAAATGGAGATTTTTAGTAGTGTATAGAGAAGGTCTTATTATGGCTGCATTTATGGCATTAAGGCTTGTGTTTTTAATTATAGGAACATCGTTACTGACTTTGACTACTTCTCCTATTGAATTGACTGATGGAATAGAGAAACTTTTAAAGCCGGTAAGTAGAATAGGAGTACCTTCTCATGAATTAGCTATGATGATGACTATAGCATTAAGGTTTATACCTACTTTAATGGATGAGACAGATAAAATAATGAAAGCACAAATCGCAAGAGGAGCCGATTTAGAGTCGGGAAATCTTATACAGAAAGCTAAAAATTTAGTTCCTATTTTAGTTCCGCTTTTCATAAGTTCTTTTAGGAGAGCTGATGAATTAGCTATGGCCATGGAAGCCAGATGTTACAGAGGAGGAGAGGGCAGAACTAGAATGAAAGAGCTTAAATTAAGCAATAAGGACTTTATAGCTTCCTTATGCACCTTAGTGTTAGTCTGCATTTCCATATTGAGTAGAATATGGTGGGGCAAGTGAAAAATATAAAATTGGTTATAGAATATGATGGTACAAATTATTCTGGATGGCAGAGACAGTATAATGCTATTACTATTCAACAGAGATTAGAAGAGGCAATTGAAAAAGCTACAGGTGAATTTTCACCAGTTATCGGTTCTAGTAGAACAGATGCAGGTGTACATGCCAGGGGATTTGTATGTAATTTCTTTACTGCCAGTAAAATACCTATCTCAAATATTAAAATGGTGTTAAATACATTATTACCTGAAGATATAGCTGTATTGGATTCAAAAGAGGTAGATAGTAGTTTCCATTCTAGATATTTTACAACAGGCAAAGAGTATAGTTATACCATAGTAACAGGAGACAGACCACCAGTTATTGGACGGCAATATGTGTACTATTTTAGAAGAAAATTGGATATAGAAAAAATAAAGAATTCATGTGAGTATTTTATAGGGACTCATGATTTTTCTGCATTTAAAAAAAAAGGAAGTTCAGCCAGATCTTCTGTTAGAACTATAAAAAAACTGACTGTTTTAAAAGAAAAAAATTTAATTAAATTTAATATTGTTGGAGATGGATTTTTATATAATATGGTGAGAATAATAGTGGGTACTCTTTTAGAAGTAGGATTAGGAAGGTTTAGTGTAGAATATGTGGAAGATATTTTAGAATCTAAGGACAGATCAAAGGCAGGAAAGCCTGTACCAGCTAGAGGGCTCTGCTTGGAAAAAGTATTTTATTAGATTGACACGCCAGGAGCATTGTATTATAATATAAATGTTTGTATTTTGAGTATAAAGGATTCATTAGCCCCGGATCTTTATATAGAGAATAAGTATATTCAAGTTTTATAAATTTCATTTTTGTAAGATTAGAGATAAGAGAGGAGTTGAAAACCGTTAATCACATAACGGGAAAGCCATGAAATCATATATAGCAAAAGCTGAACAGATTGAAAGAAAATGGTATATTGTTGATGCTGCCGGAAGGCCCCTCGGAAGAGTGGCAAGTCAGGTTGCTTCAGTGTTAAGAGGTAAACACAAGCCTATATTTACACCACATGTGGATACAGGTGATTTTGTAATAGTAATAAATTCTGAAAAAGTACTTTTGACTGGTAAAAAATTAGATCAAAAGATGATGAGGCATCATTCATTATATCCAGGTGGATTAAAAGAAACTCCATATAGAGAAGCTTTAAATAAGAAACCAGAATTTGTATTTGAAGAAGCTGTAAGAAGAATGCTTCCAAAGGGAGTATTGGGAAGAAAGATGTTGAAAAAATTAAAAGTATATAGAGGTGCTGAGCATAATAATGAAGCTCAAAAACCAGAAGTATTGGAATTAAAATATTAGGGTAAAGCTGGAAGGAGGATGAAAAATGGCTAAAGTTCAATATTTTGGTACGGGAAGAAGAAAAAAGTCAATAGCAAGAGTTAGGCTTGTTCCAGGCGAAGGCAAGGTAACTGTAAATAAGAGAAGCATAGAAGAATATTTTGGATTAGAAACTTTAAGGGTTATAGTTAACCAACCATTGGTTTTAACTTCAACAAATGGAAAGTTTGATGTATTGGTAAATGTTCATGGAGGAGGATTTACCGGTCAGGCTGGAGCTATAAGACATGGAATATCAAGAGCTCTTTTAAAAGCAGATGAAAATTTGAGATTAGAACTTAAAAAAGCTGGATTTTTAACAAGAGACCCAAGAATGAAGGAAAGAAAGAAGTATGGATTGAAAAAAGCAAGAAGAGCGCCTCAGTTCTCAAAGAGATAAAGAAGATACATATGAATTATATGATTTATATCATACAATTCATTATCTTAGGTTCACAATATAAGAAATTAAAATTAAGAGGTTGTAATTTAGATTTTAATGATCTAAATTACAGCCTCTATTTTTTTGCGACATTGTAAATGAATTATATATGGAATTTCTTAATATATAAATTTAAATTGTTATTTAATTATAAAAATATATTAATAACTTTTAAATCCTTAGGTAAAAATATATATGTTGAAATAATTATAGGGAGTGAGTTTTTTGAGGGGAAAAAATATAGGCTTTGTATTTACTGTAACTTTAACGCTAATATTTATTTTTATATTAAATAATATATATACACCTTTGGGATTAAGTGGTAATAATATTGTTGAAGCTGTAGAGAAGGAGAGTATTACAGTACTCTTAGATCCTGGGCATGGGGGAATAGACAGTGGGGGTGTATCAAAAGATGGTATAATGGAAAAAGATATAAATTTAAAAATAAGTAATAAACTCAAGGACAAGTTATTGCAAAGAGGATATAAAGTGGTTATGACACGATATGAGGATAAAGGCCTTTATACAGATTGTGGAAGGATAAGGAAGAAGAAGATAGAGGATTTGGATAATAGGTGCAAGTTGAAAGAGGATTCTAAATGTAATATATTTATAAGTATACATTTAAATATGTTTCCTCAGTCTAAATATTATGGTGCTCAAGTGTGGTATTCTAAAAATGAAAATAGCAAAAGATTTGCTGGTATTCTTCAGAAGAATTTAGTTAATGATTTAGATAATAGTAATAATAGAAAAGAAAAAGCAGCTTTTGATTCCTATAAAGTATTAAGGTGCAAAGACAGTATGCCTTCAGTATTAGTAGAATGTGGCTTTCTATCTAACACTGAAGAAAAAAATAAATTGTTAAAGGATGAATATCAGGATAAAATAGCAGAATGTATAAAAAAATCTATTGATGAATATTATTCCTTAAATTAAGGACTAAGAATATTTGATTTGTGATTTAGGAAAAGTAAGACTGCAGTACTTAAATATAGGTAACTGCAGTTATTGAATTATATGCGAAAAGGATACTTACCAGGTCATATAGTGTAATTTAGCTTGTATTATTATGTTCCATATAATATTAAAAATAAAATATTTTATTCACAAATCCTCTTGATTGTAATAGTATTTAAAGAATATTGATATTTATCTTGCACTATGCTAACATTTAGGTAAAGAAATGGGTTTATACAATAGTAATAGTTCAGTAGTTTTGAGGTGAGTACCATAGACATTAAAATAAATAAGGACAGCAGTGTCCCGCTCTATTTACAAATTAAAAAACAAATAATAAATTTATTAAAAAGAAATATTTTAAAAGTAGGTGATAAGATGCCTACAGAAAGGGAATTATCTGACAAGCTTAAGGTAAGTAGAAATACCATAAGTACAGCTTATAATGAATTAGAACAGGAAGGCATCTTGAGATCCTATCAAGGAAGAGGAACTTTCGTTGAAGGAGAATTGAATGTTTGGAAAATTCAGAATATAAAACAAAAAATAATAAAATTTATAGATCTTGGATTTGAAGAAGCAGTAAGAATAGGAATGGATGTGGATGAATTTTTAGAAGTTATCACTCAAAGAGTAAGAGAAAAAAGAGATTTTATGAGTAAGGTGACTGCTATATATGTGGAGTGTAATATTGAACAAGCTGAAATATTTGGAAAACAACTTATGGAAAATACAGATATGAATATAATTTCTATTACACTTGAGGATATAAGTAAAGGTAGTAATGAAATTAATAAAGCTATAGAAAAAAGTCAGGTTATAATAACTACATTTAATCATGTCAGTGAAGTAACTATGTTAGCTAAAAAGTTTCAGAAAGAAATAATAGGAGTGTCAATAAATGTAGACTTAGAGACTATAGTTAAGATTGCAAGGTATCCTGAAGAAACCAAATTTGCATTTATTTGTATATCAAATGAATTCATGTTTAAGGCTAGGGGGGCACTTGAAAAGGCTGGACTTCACAATATAAATATGCAATTTACCAATACTATGAATAAGCAGGAGCTTTTAAAGATAATAAATAGTTCGGATGTATTAGTAGTATCCCCAGGGAGATATAAAGATGTTAAGTCATATGATGTAAATCATAAACATATAATGAAATTTTTATATAATGTAGATGATAATTCTATAAGGGATTTAAAATCAAAAATAATTGAGCTTAAATACAATAAATGATAATTTTAAGGATACTTTTATGTATTAAGCAAATATAATTATAATGTAATAGATTTATTAAGTTTAAAAGGTCATAGAGTGTAATAAGTTAAAATATAGAGGGGAATAGGTATGAAATTAAAAAATGAAAAATGGCCGGAAGAATATTTTTTTAAAACTAGAAATAAAATATTAAGTTATAATATTAAAAGTGCTGTGGATTATTTAAGAAAGGTGCCAGATCATAAAAATTTTTCGAAGAGACTTATGGCAGCAAAAGAGGATTTCATAACTTTAATACAACCAGGAATGGCTAACATACCAGAGGAACAGCTTGGAGCATTAAAATATTTACAAGATGAAGGCAGACCAGACCTACTTTTGGTCAGTATGCACAATAGCACAGCGCAAAATGAAAATGATAGCTCTTCAAATTTAAAATACTTTATTGAAGAATGTAAAGAAATATGTGAATCCGTTGATTTGCCTATTCAAGGTATATATAATACTTTTGATTGTAAGCTCCTAGCAGAAATAATTTGTTTATGTGGTTTTACATCTAGTCAAGGAGGAGCAATATCTCATAATATGCTTAATGCAGCAAATATACCTATAGAAAAATCTATTCTAGACTGGCAATATTGCGATAGATTAGTCGGATTTTATGAAGAACAGGGTATATCCATAAATAAGGAGACTTTTGGAGTGGCTAACTATCATGCTTTGATTCCTCCGAGTATTTCAAATGCAGTATCTATAATAGAAGGACTGCTTGCAGCAGAACAAGGTGTTAAGAATATAACCGTAGGAATAACACAAGGGGGAAATTTGATTCAGGATATAGCATCTATAAAAGCCTTAGAAGAACAGATAGAGGAATATATGAAAGATTATGGATATAAAGATGTTTATATAACTACATCATTTCATCAAAGTATGTTGAAATCTTCAAAGGATGAAGGGAAGAACTTTGGAATTACATCTGTAGGAACAGTTACAGCAGTTTTAGCAGGAGCTACAAAGGTTGTAATAAAGACCTCTAAATTAACTAAAGAAGTTAATAGTGCCATAATACGTGCTGCAAAAATGCCAGTAGATATTTTAGGTGGACAAAGGCTTGCCATGTCCAAGGAATTAGAAACAGAGGTAGTTATAATTAAAGCGGAAGTAAAGTGTATATTAGACAAGGTTTTAGAATTGGGAAGGGGAGATCTAGCTGTAGGAGTGGTAAAAGCTTTTGAAAATGGGGTCATAGATATTCCTGTGGCTTCTGATAGACATTATAATAAAGATGGAAGAATGACTTCTGCCAGAGATAACACAGGAGCAATAAGGTATATGAGATTTGGTAATATACCTTTTACACAAGAACTAAAAAATTTTAATAAGAGAAAGATGGAAGGTAAAAATAAATTTTAAAATAATCTGATCAACATATTAAGGGGGAACAGTGTTAAATTATGAGAGAGATACATATATCTGATATAGTAAAAGCTGTAAGGAAACTTTGCATAGATGCCAACTATTATCTTCCAGATGATGTTAAAGAAGAAATAAAAAAGTATGCAGAAGAAGAAAATTGGCCTATGGCAAAAGATATTCTGTATAAGATACTTAAGAATGTAAATATATGCAATAATGAAAATGTACCTATGTGTCAGGATACAGGAATGGCCTGTGTGTTTATAAAAATTGGGCAGGATGTTCACGTAGTGGGTGGAAGTATAGAAGATGCTGTAAATGAAGGAGTCAGGCAGGGATATATAGAAGGGTACTTAAGAAAGTCCATAGTTTGCGATCCTTTAAATAGGATAAATACTAGAGATAATACTCCAGCAGTAATATGTTATGAAATAGTTGCAGGAGATAAATTTAATATAACAGTGGCTCCCAAAGGATTTGGCTCGGAAAATATGAGTCAGATTAAAATGTTAAAACCAGCAGATGGAATAGAGGGAGTCAAGGATTTTATAGTAGATGTGGTGAAAGAGGCGGGAGCCAACCCCTGTCCCCCTATAGTGGTTGGCGTAGGTATAGGAGGTACCTTTGACAAGGCTGCCAATCTTGCTAAAAAAGCACTTGTAAGACCTTTGTCTTTAAGAAATAAAAATAAATTTTATAAAGATTTAGAAGAAGAGCTTTTAGTTAAAATAAATTCTCTTGGAATAGGTCCTCAGGGATTTGGAGGTAAAACTACAGCTCTTGCAGTAAATATAGAAACTTATCCCACACATATAGCGGGATTACCTGTGGCAGTAAATATAAATTGTCATGTTACAAGACATAAAGAAATGGAATTATAATATTTAGTGATGATAGGAGTTGAAAAAGTCGTTCAGTTGACGATGGGTATAGATGGAAAAAAATATTACATGTCCTTTAACAGAGGAAAAAGTTAAAAATTTGAAAGTGGGAGACAGTGTGTTAATATCTGGAACTATATATACTGCTAGGGATGCTGCCCATAAAAGATTGATAAAATTAATAGAGGAAGGTAAAGAGCTTCCTATAAATATAAAAGATTCCATAATATATTATGCAGGACCTACTCCTGAAAAACCAGGTAATATTATAGGGTCTGTAGGTCCAACCACTAGTTATAGGATGGATTCTTTTACACCTATGTTATTAGACAAAGGGTTAAGGGGAATGATAGGAAAAGGTCTTAGGTCAAAAGAGGTTATAGAATCTATAAAAAAGAATAGAGGCATTTATTTTGCTGCTATAGGAGGTGCGGCAGCAATTATAGCAAAATGTGTAAAAAAAGTGGAGATAGTAGCCTATGAAGATTTGGATTCAGAAGCTATAAGAAAATTGGAAGTAAAAGATTTTCCTGTAATTGTAGTGATAGATTCAGAAGGAAATAATTTATATGAGATAGGGAAAAAAAATTACTTAAACTTTAGTAGTTCTGAAATTTAAAATTTCAACATACGTAAAAAATACAATGGAATCTTAAAAAAATTCTGCCTATTTACGACATAAAGCTTGTAGAGATCCAACGAAAAAAGTATAATTATGAGTATACTACTAAGTCTTAAAATTTAGAAAAGGAGGTTAAGAATATATAAGAATTAACAATTCTTATTGGTGTATTATGGGTATTGATTTAACTGTAAATGATTTTAATGCTAAAGGTGGCATAAATAAAGGGCAAAATGATGATAATATAAATAAAAATGAAGTTGATAGTGATGTAGAGGGAGAACTTATTAAATCCATATATGTAAATTGTATTTCAGAAAATTATAATGGAATAGATGCAATTATAGATAAAGAATATACTAGAGATGATATTATTAAAGATAAAAAAGAAAGAGAATGTAGGAGAAAATGGCTTATAAAGGATTATTTGGCACCTCTGCTCTCTATGAAAGTTAACTATCCAGGAATTTGTAAGAATAATTGTGTAAGCTTTGGAATAATGAAGATATTTTGCAGTTTGATAATTGATGAATTTAAAGATAGAATAATGTATAAAGATTTACAAGTAACAAGTGAAGGTCCTATACTAACCCTAGTTATTAATGGGGATGTCTGTAGTATAAAGAGAAGGGTTATTGGTATAGAAGAAAATCACATCTTGGGAAAATATATTGATATAGAAGTATATAATAGTGATGGAACTAAGGTTAGCAGAAAGAATCTTGGATTTAAACCTAAGAAATGCTATATGTGTGATGAAGAACTTTCAGATTGCATAAATGATAAAAGGCATGATGTAAATGAAATGAAACAGTGTATAAAAAATGAACTTGATAAGTATTTAAGGAACAATGAATTTAAAAATTAAGTCATGTGGAAAATTTAATTTTTAAGTAAATGATTTAGTCTTTCAGGCAGATTTTTCTGAAGGGCTAAATTAAAGCTGTTTAGGAGGAAATATAAATGGCTTTTAATAGAAAAAAAACTATAAATTCCAATCCACCTAGTAAAAATACATTGAAGATAAAAGGTATAATATTTTGTATTTTGTGTATTATGGCGGGAGTTTTAATAATCAAAGTTTATTACGATAATAGATATAAGAACAGCAATAAAGATTCACAAAATATCACCACAGAGAATTCAGTCATAAAAAAAGCAGATACCAGTCAGACTGAAAGTGAAAATAACAGAAAATTGGAACAAAAATATAAAGAAGTGGAAAAGTCTTTTAGTAATAAACAGTATGTAGATACTATAGCTAAAGCAGATGAAATAATCCGTGAAGATAATACATTTTATAAGGCTTATAATATAAAAGGAATAGCATTATGTTATAGCAACAATTATGAAGAAGGAATGAATAATATAGATAAATCTCTTAATTTAAATCCTGATTTTGGATATGCAAGGTTTAATAAAGCTCTTGCCTATGAACTTTATGGAAAATATGAAGAAGCCCTTAATTGGTATGATAAAGCCTTAGAAGTAGAAAATTATATATGGAGTTATTATGGCAAAGCAAGTATATATGGAAGGCGTGGAGATGTTTCAGATACAGTAAAATTTCTAAAAATAGCTATAGATATGTCCCCGGATATTAAGGAAATAGCCAGAGAAGAAGAAGATTTTAATCCTGTGAAAGATTCACAAGAATTTCAGGATTTAGTAGAATAGCATATCTGTTTTATATAACATAATCTCAGGAGGAAAATAAATGAAGAAAGGTATACCAGCTTCTAAAGGTTATGCAATAGGTAGGATAGTTATAAAAGAAGAAAGTGGATTAAAAATTGAAAATACATATGTGTCAAATGTATCAGAAGAAAAAGCAAGATTTGAACGAGCATTGATTTTATCTAAAAAACAGCTTGAAAAAATAAAAACAAAAACTAAACATCAGTTGGGAAAGGGTAAAGCAGAAGTGTTTGAGAGTCACATTATGCTTTTAGAGGATATAGAATTTGCAGGGGCAATAGAATTAAAAATAGAAAAAGAACATATAAATGCAGAAAAAGCCGTTTATGATATAGTAAATTTGTATATGGAAACTTTCAAACTTATGAAAGATGAATATATAAGAGAGAGAGCAATGGATATAAAAGATGTAGGTGATAGAATACTTTCCAATCTAACAGGAAATATAACATCCTTAGGAAATTTGAGTAGTAATACAGTAATTGCAGCTCACGATCTAACACCATCAGATACAGTTCAGTTGGACAAAAATAAAGTAATAGCTTTTATTACGGATCTTGGTGGAAAGACTTCTCATAGTGTTATTATGGCGAAAGCCTTCCAAATACCAGCGGTAGTAGGTATGAAGGATATAACAAGTTATGTTAAAAATGGAGATTTGGTTATTGTAGATGGTGTAGAAGGGATAGTCATGGTAAACCCCAGCAAAGAATTAGTGGAAAAGTATAAAATTAAAATAGAAGAATATGGTATAGAAAAAGAAAAACTTAAAAGTATAATAAATTTAAAGACAGTTACAAAATCAGGAAAGCAGATAAAACTTTTAGGAAATATAGAGAGATGTGAGGATGTAGAGCAGGTCATAAAAAATGGTGGAGATGGTATAGGACTTTTTAGAACTGAATTTTTATATATGGATAGAGATGCTATGCCGCAGGAAGATGAGCAGTTTGAAGCATATAAGTATGTGCTTGAGAAGATGAAAAATAAGCCTGTAGTTATAAGAACGTTGGATATAGGTGGAGATAAAAAATTACCATACTTTCCTATGGAGGAAGAATGCAATCCTTTTTTGGGTTACAGATCCATTAGAATATGTCTTGATAGAAAGGATATATTTAAAGTTCAACTTAGAGCTCTTTTAAGGGCGTCAGTTTTTGGGAATTTAAAAATAATGTTTCCTATGATAAGTTCTGTAGGAGAATTTTTACAAGCTAAAGAAGTATTAAAAGAATGCATGGAAGAACTTGCTTTAGAAAAAAGGGAATTTAATAGGGAACTACAAGTTGGAATAATGGTGGAAGTACCTGCTGCGGCCATAAATGCAGATGAAATGGCCAAATATGCAGATTTTTTTAGTATTGGAACTAATGATTTAATACAATATACTCTAGCTGTAGACAGAGTAAATGAAAAGGTAGCCTATCTCTATGATCCAATGCACCCAGCAGTGTTATCTCTTATAAAGACCACCATAGAAGCTGCACATAAAAATAAAAAATTATGCAGTATGTGTGGAGAAATGGCATCAGATGAGAATGCAATTAAATATTTAGTAGAATGTGAATTAGATGAATTTTCCATGAGCCCTCAATCTATATTAAAAATAAAGCAATTTATTAAAAGTTATTGTTAAAAGTAGAGTTGGCATAGTTTTTAGCAGGAAAATATTATGATATAATTTAGTTAAGATATATGATAGGAATAATACCAGAGATTATATAAAAGGGGGATTACACGATGAAATTTAAAAAAGTGAATTTTCTAATATGCTTGTCTTTGATGGTTTTAGCTTTATCATTTACAGCTTGTTCTTCTGATAAAAATACTTCTTCTAATAAGGTAAATACTAATACTTCTTCTAATAACAATGATAAAAAGGTAAACTCAGATACCGCAGCTGTTGATACTAAGGATAAAGATAATGAACAAACAACACAAAATAATGGTTCTTCCTCAAGTGGTACTAAAAATACAAGTGGAATAAATTTTATAAAAAAACAATTGGATAGTAGTACGGAAATAACCTTTAATACTGATTGGAAAAATTCAGAAGATGGAAGTTATAGTGCTTGTATAGAGGGTAAGGGCAGTGAAGCCTTAGAAGAAGGTGTAGGAAAAATAATAATAAAAAGCGGACAAAATCTTTATAGTTATGAAATAGAGAATAATACTCAAATATCACCTAAATATGTAGAATGGGCTGATGGAAAAAACCTATTTGTAGTCGTAGCATCTTCCCATGGAACACTAGCAAAAGGGGGAGATTTGTATATGCTTAATGTAAATACAGGAGAAGTTTCACTTTTAATAAAGGATTCAAGTAAAAAACAACAGATAATGTCTGTACAAAAAGATGGAAATAATATAAATTTGAAAGTGAATATCTATGATGATGATGCATATAATGAATCTCATGTAGAAGATTGGGTTATTACTTCCTTTAATACAAGCTTAAGCGGTAAGATAGAAGTTAAAAATTCTGATGGGAAAGTAGTATATAAGATAAATGAATAAATCACAGAAAATATATAATAGGGCCTTAAATAAATATAATAACGGATATATAAATGCTGCCATAAAGTTATGTGAGGAAAGTATATCTATAGATATAAAAAATAAAGCATCAATTAATCTTAAAGGGCTTTTGTTATATTTAAAAGGTGATTTGGATAAGGCACAGAAGCTCTGGAAAATGAATTATCAGGTTAATGGGGATGAAGTTGCCCAAAAATATCTTGAGAGTTCAAAGAAAGATAATGAGAAAATTCAATTCTATAAAAAAGCTCTAGGATTGATTGAGAAATTTAAAATAGATGAGGCCTTAGTATTATTAGAAGAATGTACTGAAAGTGATTTTAATTACATCAATGTAAATAACTACAGTGCATTGTGCTATATGAAAAAAGGTCAATATGCTAAAGCTTTGGAGAAGATAAACAATGTACTTAAGCTGGATGTTAAAAATATTGAGGCTAAAGAAAATATAAAATTGCTTGAAAACATAGATATAATAAGCAAAAAAAATAATATTAAAAAAGTATGTTGTATTTCTTTTATTGGTATTTTAATAGCTTGTGGTATATTTCTAATTGTGAATAAGGGCAATAAATCAATTGTAGGGTTTATAAAATTTTTTAATATAGGAACCATGAAAGCACAAAATATAAATTATGAAAATAATAAAAAGATTGAAAATGTCAATGGAAAAATTGATAAAAATATAAAGAAAACTTTTCCTCTTGAGGATATGGGAAATTATATAAAAAATAAAGATTATGATTCTATGTATGTACAGGTTATGAACTGGAGGAGTGATAAACTGAACTCTAATGAGGAGAATTTGCTATCTGAGGCATATAAGCTTTTAACTACAGAAGGATGTGTTTATTTTTATAATTTAGGGTGTAACTATTTAAAAAATAAAGATTATAATAATGCAAAGACTTATTTAAAAAAATCCTATGAATTTGGAACAGGAAATGAATTATATCCTCATATAATTTATATGCTTGGAACTTCTTTCGATTTATCGGGAGATTTAAAAGGATCTATAAAATATTATGAAGAATATGATGGTAATTTTTCTGATGGAAGTTATGAAGAAACGGTGTTATATAGGCTTGCTGTCATATATAAAGATTTAAATATGGAACAATCTAAAAGCTATGCTAAAAAATTAGTAAACACTTATCCTGAATCTATTT
This genomic interval from Clostridium kluyveri contains the following:
- a CDS encoding energy-coupling factor transporter transmembrane component T family protein, producing the protein MIKDITIGQYVPGDSFIHKLDPRVKILISLIYIVDLFIVNSFKGYIFIVVFTLISILVSKVQFTYIYKGLKPIFILVLITAVLNIFMTGGANPPLFKWRFLVVYREGLIMAAFMALRLVFLIIGTSLLTLTTSPIELTDGIEKLLKPVSRIGVPSHELAMMMTIALRFIPTLMDETDKIMKAQIARGADLESGNLIQKAKNLVPILVPLFISSFRRADELAMAMEARCYRGGEGRTRMKELKLSNKDFIASLCTLVLVCISILSRIWWGK
- the truA gene encoding tRNA pseudouridine(38-40) synthase TruA — protein: MKNIKLVIEYDGTNYSGWQRQYNAITIQQRLEEAIEKATGEFSPVIGSSRTDAGVHARGFVCNFFTASKIPISNIKMVLNTLLPEDIAVLDSKEVDSSFHSRYFTTGKEYSYTIVTGDRPPVIGRQYVYYFRRKLDIEKIKNSCEYFIGTHDFSAFKKKGSSARSSVRTIKKLTVLKEKNLIKFNIVGDGFLYNMVRIIVGTLLEVGLGRFSVEYVEDILESKDRSKAGKPVPARGLCLEKVFY
- the rplM gene encoding 50S ribosomal protein L13 encodes the protein MKSYIAKAEQIERKWYIVDAAGRPLGRVASQVASVLRGKHKPIFTPHVDTGDFVIVINSEKVLLTGKKLDQKMMRHHSLYPGGLKETPYREALNKKPEFVFEEAVRRMLPKGVLGRKMLKKLKVYRGAEHNNEAQKPEVLELKY
- the rpsI gene encoding 30S ribosomal protein S9 yields the protein MAKVQYFGTGRRKKSIARVRLVPGEGKVTVNKRSIEEYFGLETLRVIVNQPLVLTSTNGKFDVLVNVHGGGFTGQAGAIRHGISRALLKADENLRLELKKAGFLTRDPRMKERKKYGLKKARRAPQFSKR
- the cwlD gene encoding N-acetylmuramoyl-L-alanine amidase CwlD; the encoded protein is MSFLRGKNIGFVFTVTLTLIFIFILNNIYTPLGLSGNNIVEAVEKESITVLLDPGHGGIDSGGVSKDGIMEKDINLKISNKLKDKLLQRGYKVVMTRYEDKGLYTDCGRIRKKKIEDLDNRCKLKEDSKCNIFISIHLNMFPQSKYYGAQVWYSKNENSKRFAGILQKNLVNDLDNSNNRKEKAAFDSYKVLRCKDSMPSVLVECGFLSNTEEKNKLLKDEYQDKIAECIKKSIDEYYSLN
- a CDS encoding GntR family transcriptional regulator, yielding MSTIDIKINKDSSVPLYLQIKKQIINLLKRNILKVGDKMPTERELSDKLKVSRNTISTAYNELEQEGILRSYQGRGTFVEGELNVWKIQNIKQKIIKFIDLGFEEAVRIGMDVDEFLEVITQRVREKRDFMSKVTAIYVECNIEQAEIFGKQLMENTDMNIISITLEDISKGSNEINKAIEKSQVIITTFNHVSEVTMLAKKFQKEIIGVSINVDLETIVKIARYPEETKFAFICISNEFMFKARGALEKAGLHNINMQFTNTMNKQELLKIINSSDVLVVSPGRYKDVKSYDVNHKHIMKFLYNVDDNSIRDLKSKIIELKYNK
- a CDS encoding methylaspartate mutase subunit E, which translates into the protein MKLKNEKWPEEYFFKTRNKILSYNIKSAVDYLRKVPDHKNFSKRLMAAKEDFITLIQPGMANIPEEQLGALKYLQDEGRPDLLLVSMHNSTAQNENDSSSNLKYFIEECKEICESVDLPIQGIYNTFDCKLLAEIICLCGFTSSQGGAISHNMLNAANIPIEKSILDWQYCDRLVGFYEEQGISINKETFGVANYHALIPPSISNAVSIIEGLLAAEQGVKNITVGITQGGNLIQDIASIKALEEQIEEYMKDYGYKDVYITTSFHQSMLKSSKDEGKNFGITSVGTVTAVLAGATKVVIKTSKLTKEVNSAIIRAAKMPVDILGGQRLAMSKELETEVVIIKAEVKCILDKVLELGRGDLAVGVVKAFENGVIDIPVASDRHYNKDGRMTSARDNTGAIRYMRFGNIPFTQELKNFNKRKMEGKNKF